From Plasmodium sp. gorilla clade G2 genome assembly, chromosome: 1:
ttttttttttcttctttaaaaattttaaaaattatatttcagttcatcattttttaataatacaaaaaaaaaaaaaaaaaaaggaaataaaaaggaagggattttaaaaaaaattttgaaaaatgttcaatcatatatatattaaatatatatatatgtacacatttttgaatgtatatattttttatattttaatgatattatatcaaatatttaaaaaaaaaaaaaaaaaaaaaagtttttttcataatttaaaaataataaaaaaaaattataatatgaaataaaaaaaatatatacatatatatatatatttttttttatttatacccTTTtttcaaacaaaaaaaaataaataaaagaaataaaaaaaaataatacattattattttttacataaacAAAATTACAATATtgtattacatataaaataacaagaggtatatttttttttttttttttttttttctttatatatagtttctaaaaaaaaaaaattaaaatatttaaaaaggtttcataaaataaacaaataaaaaaaaaaaaaaaaaaaaaacataaataaatctattgcatatatataaatatatatatatatatatatatatatacatttatgtgttaacaaaaaaaaaaaaaaaaaattttgtattattGGATTGAGGATCGATGTATACtcaattcctttttttttttttttttttttttttttaattaaatggAGATTTCGTAGCAACAATTTGTTGTCGTTccctaaaaaaataaaaataaaaataaaaataattatatgtatatatatatatatatatatatatatataaatatatatttttatttatttattttattacttcCGCTGGGTCAGATACTTTTGGTTTTTATTATTGGCGTTTTCTACACCTTGATAAGGGGATTGCGTATATGAAAAAGATCctacaaaaattaaaacacacacatataaataaaaatacatacatatatatatatatatataatgtgctCATATATCTTTTGATTATTATCTTGTTTATGCAAAAAAATGATCACCtgctttatttatattatttagatCTTCATtcgtttttatatattcctttccACCTTCAAATACATTATTCATCTTCAACTTTTCTTCATcctacaaaataaataatatacatatatatgtatatatatatatatatatatatatatatattttatatgtacacaTCTCTTACCAACTTATTCTCCATATGTTCTTCCATATCATTGTTAGTAACTTTGTCTatcaaataattttcttccattttattattcatcaaCGTTTCTGTGTTTTTACGCTGTCCTAAGTTTTTTGATACATTTCcttgtatatttaataatggATTTGATACCTTATTATTCGCATTATAAATAGAAGGATGTGTATATCTATTTATATTAGTAGAtggtttatttatataagaattTGCTATATTTGTTATAACGTCAGAATcgtttgtattattttgttcttcatttaaagaattctttttattattataatcatttataGGAGAAAATggatttaaattatttaatatcgttttattgttatgattatatattggttcaagttttttttcttcattcatatcacttgttttatatttatcaactTGTTGTATTTCTTTACCTTCTACAATATCACTTGTATTATTAGcataatcattatttttgAGATCCTCTTTAAAGGATGGatttaaatacatattttttctacCGTTATAATTTTGTAAGTCTGAATCCATcatcattttgtttatataattatcatcttttttatttatatccatgttattataaaaagagtGTAACTTTCTATCCTTCAATGTATTCTTTGTAGATACATAATCTTCTTTATTTGGATGCTGTAAATGTTCGggcatattattttcatcatatggAGAATCATCCATATATTTATCAGATAAATAAttgttattcatatttatattttcatccatctgattatttatattaatattattatcgaCATTACTATTATCCATGTTATAACTATCCATATTATAACTATCTATATTATAACTATccatgttatatttattatttgcagggcttttatcattttctgTACTTTGAAAACCACTGTatcttattttatcatttaataagaACTGCTCATCATATTCATTGATGagattttctttatatttctttatatctatatatggATATTCATTTATAGATGAGAAGTTTTTAAGTTTATCCATTTTATTACTTGTATCTTCATCAATAAAACCACTAGTTgttaattcatttattataagaTCTGATTtgtgatttattttttttaatgcttgggtagatatatatgtaaagactcctatattattaatattagatATCATATcagtataaatatttttattttctttatttattatattactatttactaataaattatctgtattttctaatatatcctgtaatatattttcataatttgataacacttttttcttttctacattatataaaatccTCTTTAATAAATTCtccatatacatattttcaCTTGATTGATtcttcaaaaaatattttttactcataccatatttattataatatactctatataaaatattttttaatacatattttaatatatataatattacaagtatcaaaaaaaaaccaTATATATCTGGATATTTTTCTCTACCAAATTTATGTATAGATAAAAAGGTCACACATatcatttctatatattctaaagtttttgatataataaaatttttaaaaggtattaaaaaattcgtatatctatatattaaacctaattttattattattactatttcaGTTATaacttcaaaaaaatattttattgattctggtttatttaatatttctttttcgtatttttctttatatgttttatattgcATCTGATTattcacattattattattattaaaatttatatttgtcaAATCATCATCTTTcccttttattatattttcatttttatgggGTAATTCCTTTTTTACTTCTATATTTTCATGTGATACATTATCAGTTGAATGATGAATATTATCACTTATAAAATcttcaattttattattctcatcacttgaatcattattatcttcaaCTTGATTGAATTTTTTctcaaaatttaaaaaagctTCCTTTTCATTCAGATCTTCTTCTTGTGTAATGTCCACATTATTGTgatcattataaatatctgtattatcatacatatcataatttgtatgcatattattatgactattattactattattattttcacttttatttttccatttttcatcattgtcttcctcttcatcatcatcttcttcttcttcttcgtCCTCTTCTAATTTTCtacttttttgtttttcttcttccATTAATCTTTCCATTTCTTCATCtactaataaaaaattatctacattattatcattttttaaactCTCAAAAAACTTTTctttatgaataatatcatttaattCAGAATCGTCAAAAAGTTTATTATCTAAATTATCGTTTTCTAAGCCTTCTGTAAATTGATTCGGGTGGTGgtcatcatttattttttgttcatcaatctttttatttatctgtTCATgaatctttttatttatctcttgatcaatatttttatttttctcttgatcaatatttttatttatctcttgatcaatatttttatttttctcttgatcaatatttttatttatctcttgatcaatatttttatttttctcttcatcaatttttttatttatctgtTGATcaatctttttatttttctgttGATCAATCTTTTTAGTTAcactattattttttttatgattaaCTTTATTATGTTGaacctttttattattccttttattatttttttcttcctcattttcattttttatgacTCTCTGGTTTTTTTTCCcctcatcatttatatttatgtttttacaTAAACatacttttaaaataataaaacaaataacaaatatactataaatttttttcattttttttttttttttttttcttcatttaatatataaatatatatatatataatcacatATATTCCAAACTTACATTaaaacataattatatatatatatatatatttatatttatgtatttgtatggataataatatttttatattttatttattttttaaaagttaacatatttatatgtaatattattatatgtttgtagaataatatatatatatatataatataataattatttgtacatgttattttataagttcaaaaaaaaaaaaaaaaaaaattcataatatgtaatatatataatatatatatattatattatatggtaAATGGggtattatacatataaattaaatatatatgcacaacttatatataatgaacaaTAATAGGAATgaaggaaaaaaagaaattatattactattaaattttatctcttataaaataatattatattaaaaaattgggttaaaataaattcataaaaatataataatacaattaaGGATACATGAccatgttataatatatatattatatatatatatatatatatataatatatattatattaaaagaagaattaacaaatatattattatattaaaaaaaaaacaaaagaggaaaggcttttttttttttttttaaagagaaaaatatattttatatataaatatattatattatacacttttttttttttttttgtattgtataatatatatatatatatatatattaaggaacaagaattaaaaaagatattatatatattataatataatcactaaacataattaaaataataataatatttatatataaggaGGAAGTAttttaaaacaataaaaaatgttttttatttattttttttattttttattattatttttttttttttaagactataaaaatataagtttttaaggttttcctttttttatacttCCTAAAATGTGCAGTTTCAAATATgtgtcataaaaaaaaatatattacattttcttttttttttttaaactgtatcctataataataaatgtgataatatatataatatatatatatatatatgtatgtgtgtggatatatatgttccttttattttatgtaaaaGGACTACCTTATTTTCTAATAATCATTTAAATCTAATATTTCAATTTTCCTTATAAAGAAATGGAAatgtttacatatatatattatatatatgaaaatataaattttttttttttttttttttttttgacgtatttataataacaataatttttttaaatgtactttaatattatttaatattaaaaaaaaaaaaaaaaaaaaaaaaaaaaaaaaataccttAATTTGTTGAtataattttcctttttttttttttatcttttaaagagtagaaaaataaaaggatTTGTGATAACACCTTcaaaatacattatataaaatgttaatagaaaaatgtaattaaataaatacctttatatgtgtataaagaatggaaaaattttatatatataatgatatctCTTTTGATTCTTTACGCGTTGAGGATCAAAAGTCTTAcatgtgtatataatattatatatatatattattattaatattattttttttattagatGACGAGAAACCCAAATTTGACTTAGGATTTtctcctttttattttatctcttATCCTTTATACAATGTtaggaaaataaataaataaataaataaatatatatatatatattatatatttaatatatatgtgtatgtttctctttattttattttattttttttttttttagattcAATGTAGaagtattttatataaacatttaaataattatgatgcaAACATAACATATACTcctttaattaatataaataatttaa
This genomic window contains:
- a CDS encoding secreted ookinete protein, putative; the protein is MKKIYSIFVICFIILKVCLCKNININDEGKKNQRVIKNENEEEKNNKRNNKKVQHNKVNHKKNNSVTKKIDQQKNKKIDQQINKKIDEEKNKNIDQEINKNIDQEKNKNIDQEINKNIDQEKNKNIDQEINKKIHEQINKKIDEQKINDDHHPNQFTEGLENDNLDNKLFDDSELNDIIHKEKFFESLKNDNNVDNFLLVDEEMERLMEEEKQKSRKLEEDEEEEEDDDEEEDNDEKWKNKSENNNSNNSHNNMHTNYDMYDNTDIYNDHNNVDITQEEDLNEKEAFLNFEKKFNQVEDNNDSSDENNKIEDFISDNIHHSTDNVSHENIEVKKELPHKNENIIKGKDDDLTNINFNNNNNVNNQMQYKTYKEKYEKEILNKPESIKYFFEVITEIVIIIKLGLIYRYTNFLIPFKNFIISKTLEYIEMICVTFLSIHKFGREKYPDIYGFFLILVILYILKYVLKNILYRVYYNKYGMSKKYFLKNQSSENMYMENLLKRILYNVEKKKVLSNYENILQDILENTDNLLVNSNIINKENKNIYTDMISNINNIGVFTYISTQALKKINHKSDLIINELTTSGFIDEDTSNKMDKLKNFSSINEYPYIDIKKYKENLINEYDEQFLLNDKIRYSGFQSTENDKSPANNKYNMDSYNIDSYNMDSYNMDNSNVDNNININNQMDENINMNNNYLSDKYMDDSPYDENNMPEHLQHPNKEDYVSTKNTLKDRKLHSFYNNMDINKKDDNYINKMMMDSDLQNYNGRKNMYLNPSFKEDLKNNDYANNTSDIVEGKEIQQVDKYKTSDMNEEKKLEPIYNHNNKTILNNLNPFSPINDYNNKKNSLNEEQNNTNDSDVITNIANSYINKPSTNINRYTHPSIYNANNKVSNPLLNIQGNVSKNLGQRKNTETLMNNKMEENYLIDKVTNNDMEEHMENKLDEEKLKMNNVFEGGKEYIKTNEDLNNINKAGSFSYTQSPYQGVENANNKNQKYLTQRKERQQIVATKSPFN